The Paramicrobacterium fandaimingii DNA segment ATCGATCGCAGCAAAAGCATGAGAATGATCAGGATCACGACGAGCACGAGCGGAATGACGAGATTGCGGTCGTGCACAGAGGCGTCGATCGTGTCGATCGCCGTCGCCGCGACGCCGCCGACGAGAACACTCTCGCCCGATTCGCCGAACTGGGAGCGCAGATCGCGCACCACCTCCTCGGCTTCCACCGAATCTCCCGGCGCTTCGAGCCTCGCCTGCAGCATCACCTGGCCGTCGACAACCTTCGGTTCGCCCTCGACAGGGCCCGTCGGGCCGTGCGTCGGCTGAATGCCGTCTTCGGTAATGGGCACCGTTCCGCTCGGGGAGTCATCGGAGATGACGGCGAGCGAGTCGACGCCGTCTGTGCCGAGCACGGTGTCGGAGACAGCATCCAGCGAGTCTTTCGGCGCCACGATGACAGCGGGCGTTCCGGCGCTTCCCGGGAAATGATCGTCGAGCACCGCCTGGCCGTCACGCGCCTCGGAGTGGCCGATCACGAACTCGCTCTGCGAAACGCCGTCTGCCTTCAGCCCGACGAGACCGAAGGCTGCGGCGGCGAGCACGACGGTGCTGGCGATCCAGATGGTGCGCGGGCGACGCGCAACAAGGCGCGCGACGGCGGGCCACAGGCCGCGACCCTCGACGCCCTTCGTCACGGCGTGCTCCTCCCCGAAATGCGGGCGGATCGGCCAGAACGCAACTCGGCCCGCCCACATGAGCAACGCGGGAAGCAGCGTGAGGCTGGCCAGAAGTGCGAAGACGATGCCGATCGCCGCGACGGGACCGAGCGCCTTGTTTGAGTTGAGCTCGCTGAGCAGAAGGCACAGAAGCCCCGCGATGACTGTTCCGCCCGAGGCGAGAATTGCGGGCATGGCACCGCGCAGAGCGGCCCACGATGCCTCCCATTTTCGCTCATGGTCGCGCAGCGCCTCACGGTAGCGAGACACGTACAGCAGCGAATAGTCGGTTGCGGCGCCGATCACGAGAATCATCAGGATTCCTTGGGTCTGCCCGGAGAGCACGACGATGTCTTGCTTCGCAAGCTCCACAACGGTGAACATCGCACCTGTCAGGGCGACAAGGCTCGTACCGAGAACGATGAACGGCAGAAGAGGCGAACGGTAGACGATGATGAGAATCACGAGCACGACGGCAAGCGCCACGATGAGCAGCAGTCCGTCGAGACCGCTGAACGCATCGACGATGTCTGCCGAGAGACCAGCGGGGCCCGCGACGGCCGCATCGAGGCCGTCGGGCAGCGCATCGGCGAAGTAGGCGCGGATCTTCTCCACCGTGTCAGCCGGCTTGATGTCGGCGTCAAGAGGTGCGACGACCTGCACCGCTTCGCCGTCGTCTGAGGCAATCGCCGGGGAGACGCCGTCGCTGACGACGCCATCGATGCCCGCAATATGGTCGATCGCCGCGTCAATCGCCGTCTTATCGGCATCCGTCACTCCCGAATCGCGCTCAAAGACGATGACGGCGGGCACCACATCGTCGCCGCGAAACTCGGGCTCAAGCTCGTGCACCTGTGTGGCGTCGGCGCTAGCCGGAAGGTGCTGCACCTGATCGTTCTCGGCGACATCGTTCACCTGCCCGAACGCCGAACCGCCTGCGCCGAACACGGCAAACCAGACAAGAATGAGCATGAGGGGTGTGACGATCCGCACCCACCGCGGCGCTCGTGACGGCGCGGTGTGGCGTGGTGTTGGCGTGTGCGACATGGGTTCCTTTACGCAGGTTTCTCGATGACACCTCAACGCTATGAAGCGCACGTGGGTCTGCACGTCGCCCAAAAGTTTGAATTCGGCACCCGACGCCAAACCAGCCAAACTCTCATACCGGCCAGGTAGCGTTGACGCATGCGCATCGCCACGTGGAACGTCAACTCCATTCGCACCAGAGTCGGCCGCGTCGTGGATTGGCTCGTGAGAGAAGACATCGACGTGCTCGGAATGCAGGAGATCAAGTGCCGGCCCGATCAGTTTCCCGTCGAGCCGTTTGAGCAGGCGGGCTACGACCTGCAGATTCACGGACTCAACCAGTGGAACGGCGTCGCCTTCGCAAGCAGACTGCCGATGACCGATGTCGAGCGCGGATTCGCCCAGATTCCCGGCTTCGGCAAACCGCCGAAGGTCGAGCACGAGCTCGACGCCGACGGCGTTCCCATCGAGGCACGGGCGCTCGGCGTCACGGTCGACGGCGTTCGTCTCTTCAGCCTCTACGTGCCCAACGGCCGCGGACTCGACGACCCGCACTACGCATACAAACTCACCTGGCTCGACACACTGCGGGCCCAGGTCGAGGGGATGCTCCAGAAGAACTCCGACCTGCCACTCGCGCTCATGGGCGACTTCAACGTCGCCCCACTCGACTCCGACATGGGCGACCCCACGTTCGCCCACGGCGAGTCCACGCACATTTCCGAACCCGAGCGCGCTGCGTTCCGCGCCTTCGAGTCCGCTGGACTCAGCGATGTCGTGCGCCCGCTCGTGCCCGAGGGATTCACCTTCTGGGACTACAAGCAGCTGCGCTTCCCTCGCAACGAGGGAATGCGCATCGATTTTATTCTCGGTTCGCCCGCCTTCGCCGATCGCGTGACGGGTGCGTCAATCCACCGCAATGAGCGCAAGGGTGATTCCCCGAGCGACCATGTTCCCGTCGTCGTCGACATCGAATCCGCTGGCGATGACGACGACATGCCCATGATCTTCGGCTGAGACGAGCACACAATGACTGCAGAACTGACAACAAAGCCGAAACGGCTGACCGGATCATCGCGGGGCTGGGACATCGGCATCTCGGTCACCGTCCTGTGTCTCGGCGCCGTCGTGCTCGTCGTCACCTTTCTCATCGCGCTGTTCGGCGTGATGATGGTCAGCGCCTGCTCGGGTGAGTGCAGCGCTCCGCTGTTCATGGCCGGCTGGCTTATCGCCATGATCCTTCCCTTCGCGCTGCTGGTCGCCGGCACGATCTGGGCGATCGTCTTCATGATCCGCGCCAAGCGGGCGCTGTTCATCGCCATCGGCACAATCGTCATCGCGTTCGCCGTCTGGACCGGCGGAATCGCGATGATGATCACCGCGATTCCCAACTTCACCTGGTAGCTAGGCGAGCAGCGCGGAGATCACGATCAGCACGGGGATCGCCGCGACTGTCGAAACGAGAATCGCGTCGCGGGCCATCACCTCGCCGGTGTCGTAGCGCGTCGCATACGTGAAGATGTTCTGAGCCGTTGGCAGCGCAGCGAGCGCCGTTGCGGCAAACAGCGCATGCCCGTCGAGCCCGAAGATGACCCTTGCCACGACGAACGCGACGAGCGGCATCCCCACCGATTTGAGCGACGAGGCGACGAACACTCGAGCGCGCCCTGTTCCCGCGCGCAGCGGCCTCTGCCCGCTCAGCGACATGCCGAAGGCGAGAAGCATCATCGGCACCGCAGCACCCTCGATCAGCTCAAACGGCGCATAGACGGCATCCGGCAGCTGAATTCCCGTCGCCGCGATGACGACACCGGCGAGCGACGCGATGATCATGGGGTTGCGGAAGGGCTGGGTGACGATTGCCTTCACCGACACCTTTCCCGTGCGCGTGAGGTCGAGAATCGCCAGGCTCAGAGGGGCAAAGACGATAAGCTGCAGAAGCAGCAGCGGCGCAACATACTGGGCATCGCCCAGTACGTAGACGGCGACGGGCAGCCCGATGTTATTCGCGTTGACGTAGCCGGAGGCGAGCGCTCCGATCGTCGTCTCGCCCACCCTCATTCGCCAGGTGAACAGGTTGATGACGACAAAGAGTCCCGCCATCGCCACCGCAGAGATCAGCGCAACCCAGATGAAGGCCGAGAACACGACGCCAACGTCAGCGTGGGCGAGAACGTGGAACAGCAATGCGGGGCTCGCGATGAAGAACGAGAGGTGCTGGATGCTGCGGCCCGCCGTCGCGCCGCCGATCTGCAGCCGCCCGGCGACGAAGCCGACGGCGATCACGACGCCGATGATGGTGAACCCCGTCAACACTCCTGTCACTCCTCGAGACTAGTGGAGCGGGAATGCCGCGGGCCTTTCGGGCGACGCGCGGCTGACGTAGGCTCGGAAACATGCCGCACATGGATGTGCCGGGGGGCCGGCTGTACTACGAGACAGAGGGGAAGAGCGAGAATCCCGCTCTTCTGCTCATTCACGCGGGCATCGCGACGCTGCGCATGTGGGACCCTCTCGTCACGCCACTCGCCGAGCACCACTTCGTGATCCGCTTCGACACGAGAGGCTTCGGCGAAACGGGCTCAGATGACGTCGAGTTCTCCAACTGCGACGACGCACTGCGGCTTCTCGACGAGCTCGGCGTCGAGCGCGCGACGGTCATCGGCTCGTCGCGCGGAGGGCAGATCGCGCTTGACCTCGCCGTCGAGCACGCCGACCGCGTCGCTGGACTCGTGACCATCGGATCGGGCCCAAGCGGCTTTCCCGAGGTTGAGCTCTCGGAGGCCGAAGACGAGCTCTTCGACACCATGGACTCCACGTGGGAAGCACGCGATTGGCCTGCCCATATGGATGCGGAAGTGCGGCTGTGGGCGGTCGGTCCACTGCGAGACCCCGGTGACATCGACCCCGACTTTCTCGAAACAGCACGCACCCTCAACCGCTTCAACATCTCGAAGATCGACGAGAACCCGGTACCGCGTGCCCTTGAGCCTCCGGCCTTCGACCGCGTCGTCGACATCGACGTACCCGCGCTCGTTGTCGTCGGGGAGTACGACATCACTCCGGCGCTGATGCAATTCGAGTACCTTGCGGAGCAGATTCCCGGTGCAGACTCCATGCGCCTTGACGATACGGCTCACCTGCCGAGCGTTGAGCGCCCTGGAGCCTTCCTCACCGTGCTCGAGCCCTGGCTGTCGAGACACGATCTCTGACGGGTGGCCTTTCGGCTGTTCCTGAGTGACACTGGAAGGGCACGCGACGCCATCCCTGTTCGCGTGCAGGCTTCCACACGAGGCCTCGAAGCAATCGCCCACGAGGAGATCGACAATGCTGTCACCTGTTTCTCAAGCGCGCGTCACTGATCAGCGCAGCGCAGACGCGTTCACCGCACCGGAGTTCGAGCACGAGCGTGTACTCATCACACGTGGAGCCCGGTCCGGGCTCACCATCATCGTCGCCGTCCATTCGACGACACTCGGCCCCGCGCTTGGCGGAGCGCGGGTATGGACGTACCGCAACTGGCGTGAGGCCCTCGCCGACGCGCTCCGGCTCTCCGAGGGAATGACGTACAAGAATGCCGCCGCGGGGCTTGCCCGAGGAGGCGGCAAGTCCGTCGTCTATCTTCCCGAGGGGACGGTTCTTGACGCCGAGCGCAAGCGCGACGCTATGCTCGACCTCGGCGATGCCGTCGAGACGCTCGGCGGCATCTACTTCACAGCAGAAGATGTCGGCACGTCGGCGGAAGACATGGCGACGGTGTCTGAACGCACTGCCTCCGTCGAAGGTCTTCCCGCTGACCGCGGCGGCGTCGGCGAACCGAGCGACGCGACAGCCGCAGG contains these protein-coding regions:
- a CDS encoding AEC family transporter, which translates into the protein MTGVLTGFTIIGVVIAVGFVAGRLQIGGATAGRSIQHLSFFIASPALLFHVLAHADVGVVFSAFIWVALISAVAMAGLFVVINLFTWRMRVGETTIGALASGYVNANNIGLPVAVYVLGDAQYVAPLLLLQLIVFAPLSLAILDLTRTGKVSVKAIVTQPFRNPMIIASLAGVVIAATGIQLPDAVYAPFELIEGAAVPMMLLAFGMSLSGQRPLRAGTGRARVFVASSLKSVGMPLVAFVVARVIFGLDGHALFAATALAALPTAQNIFTYATRYDTGEVMARDAILVSTVAAIPVLIVISALLA
- a CDS encoding MMPL family transporter; the protein is MSHTPTPRHTAPSRAPRWVRIVTPLMLILVWFAVFGAGGSAFGQVNDVAENDQVQHLPASADATQVHELEPEFRGDDVVPAVIVFERDSGVTDADKTAIDAAIDHIAGIDGVVSDGVSPAIASDDGEAVQVVAPLDADIKPADTVEKIRAYFADALPDGLDAAVAGPAGLSADIVDAFSGLDGLLLIVALAVVLVILIIVYRSPLLPFIVLGTSLVALTGAMFTVVELAKQDIVVLSGQTQGILMILVIGAATDYSLLYVSRYREALRDHERKWEASWAALRGAMPAILASGGTVIAGLLCLLLSELNSNKALGPVAAIGIVFALLASLTLLPALLMWAGRVAFWPIRPHFGEEHAVTKGVEGRGLWPAVARLVARRPRTIWIASTVVLAAAAFGLVGLKADGVSQSEFVIGHSEARDGQAVLDDHFPGSAGTPAVIVAPKDSLDAVSDTVLGTDGVDSLAVISDDSPSGTVPITEDGIQPTHGPTGPVEGEPKVVDGQVMLQARLEAPGDSVEAEEVVRDLRSQFGESGESVLVGGVAATAIDTIDASVHDRNLVIPLVLVVILIILMLLLRSILAPVLLVLTVVLSFASALGVSSIVFNDILKFPGADPSVPMFGFVFLVALGIDYNIFLMTRVREESVLHGTRKGITNGLVATGGVITSAGIVLAATFAALGVLPVLFLAQISFIVAFGVLLDTIIVRSLLVPSLSYDIGKAIWWPSKLSRTLN
- a CDS encoding alpha/beta fold hydrolase, whose product is MPHMDVPGGRLYYETEGKSENPALLLIHAGIATLRMWDPLVTPLAEHHFVIRFDTRGFGETGSDDVEFSNCDDALRLLDELGVERATVIGSSRGGQIALDLAVEHADRVAGLVTIGSGPSGFPEVELSEAEDELFDTMDSTWEARDWPAHMDAEVRLWAVGPLRDPGDIDPDFLETARTLNRFNISKIDENPVPRALEPPAFDRVVDIDVPALVVVGEYDITPALMQFEYLAEQIPGADSMRLDDTAHLPSVERPGAFLTVLEPWLSRHDL
- a CDS encoding exodeoxyribonuclease III, producing MRIATWNVNSIRTRVGRVVDWLVREDIDVLGMQEIKCRPDQFPVEPFEQAGYDLQIHGLNQWNGVAFASRLPMTDVERGFAQIPGFGKPPKVEHELDADGVPIEARALGVTVDGVRLFSLYVPNGRGLDDPHYAYKLTWLDTLRAQVEGMLQKNSDLPLALMGDFNVAPLDSDMGDPTFAHGESTHISEPERAAFRAFESAGLSDVVRPLVPEGFTFWDYKQLRFPRNEGMRIDFILGSPAFADRVTGASIHRNERKGDSPSDHVPVVVDIESAGDDDDMPMIFG